In Tepidimonas taiwanensis, the following are encoded in one genomic region:
- the rpsB gene encoding 30S ribosomal protein S2 — MPISMREMLEAGVHFGHQTRFWNPKMAPYIFGHRNKIHIINLEKTLPLFEEACKFVRQLTANGGTVLMVGTKRQSRDIVAAEARRAGVPYVEQRWLGGMLTNFKTVKSSIKRLKDMQAQKEAGLEGMSKKEQLLFNRELEKLEKNIGGIQDMTALPDAVFVIDVGYHKIAVAEAQKLGIPVIGVVDTNHSPEGIDYVIPGNDDSAKAVAIYARGIADAVLEGRNAAVANVVQAARGDDEFVEVEEA, encoded by the coding sequence ATGCCCATTTCGATGCGCGAAATGCTGGAAGCCGGTGTCCACTTCGGGCACCAGACGCGCTTCTGGAACCCCAAGATGGCCCCCTACATCTTCGGCCATCGCAACAAGATCCACATCATCAACCTCGAAAAGACGCTGCCGCTGTTCGAGGAAGCCTGCAAGTTCGTGCGCCAGCTCACCGCCAACGGCGGCACGGTGCTGATGGTGGGCACGAAGCGCCAGTCGCGTGACATCGTCGCGGCCGAGGCGCGCCGCGCCGGCGTGCCCTACGTCGAGCAGCGCTGGCTCGGCGGCATGCTGACCAACTTCAAGACGGTCAAGTCCTCCATCAAGCGCCTCAAGGATATGCAGGCGCAAAAGGAAGCCGGGCTGGAAGGCATGTCGAAGAAGGAGCAGCTGCTCTTCAACCGCGAGCTGGAAAAGCTCGAGAAGAACATCGGCGGCATCCAGGACATGACCGCGCTGCCCGATGCGGTGTTCGTGATCGACGTGGGCTACCACAAGATCGCGGTGGCCGAGGCGCAAAAGCTCGGCATCCCCGTCATCGGCGTGGTCGACACCAACCACTCGCCCGAAGGCATCGACTACGTGATCCCGGGTAACGACGACTCCGCCAAGGCGGTGGCGATCTACGCCCGCGGTATTGCCGACGCCGTGCTCGAAGGCCGCAACGCCGCGGTGGCCAACGTCGTGCAGGCCGCGCGCGGCGACGACGAATTCGTCGAGGTCGAGGAGGCCTGA
- a CDS encoding bifunctional ADP-dependent NAD(P)H-hydrate dehydratase/NAD(P)H-hydrate epimerase, producing the protein MLQILPLPGDGPPREAARPGRRPLYGVAVSRAIEQRAAATLPPHTLMQRAGMAVARLARAWQPHARRVGVIAGAGNNGGDGWYAAALLHRHLADVPGAAVCVWAPGGVQRLPADARWAYEAAVAAGVRTVDTPPDDAELLVDAVFGLGLARPVEGVWRDTLRWLHAQATPTLCVDLPSGLDADTGRWWVDAPVAPRGDRLTLSLLTLKPGLFTGMGRAAAGEAIWFDDLGVPADDAPTAWLQTTAAWPDGAALRRAHASHKGSRGDVLVIGGQSPGAGAGVGMGGAALLAGRAALRAGAGRVYVGLLAEARDLPPCDPVQPALMLRTAAAALGSELPQRAVVVAGCGGGDAIHAHLTDLLARCPRLVLDADALNALGPIAAPSASCPDVWRERHTRGWWTVLTPHPLEAARLLGTDVAQVQADRPGAARTLAKRLNATVVLKGSGSVTAAPGVTPIINGGGDGALATAGTGDVLAGLIGARLAALDATSPADTAAAVADAVAAHGDLVRHWTSPWPPTATDLIA; encoded by the coding sequence ATGCTGCAGATTCTGCCCTTGCCCGGCGACGGGCCGCCCCGCGAGGCGGCCCGGCCTGGGCGCCGGCCCCTGTACGGCGTGGCCGTGTCGCGCGCGATCGAGCAGCGCGCCGCCGCCACGCTGCCCCCACACACGCTGATGCAGCGTGCCGGCATGGCCGTTGCGCGGCTCGCACGCGCGTGGCAGCCGCACGCGCGGCGCGTCGGGGTCATCGCCGGCGCGGGCAACAACGGGGGCGACGGCTGGTATGCGGCGGCGTTGCTGCACCGGCACCTGGCAGACGTCCCCGGTGCGGCGGTGTGCGTCTGGGCGCCGGGCGGTGTCCAGCGGTTGCCCGCCGATGCGCGGTGGGCGTACGAGGCCGCCGTCGCAGCCGGTGTGCGCACGGTCGACACCCCGCCGGACGACGCCGAGCTGCTCGTCGACGCGGTGTTCGGGCTCGGTCTGGCGCGTCCGGTGGAAGGGGTGTGGCGCGACACCTTGCGCTGGCTGCACGCGCAGGCGACGCCGACGCTGTGCGTGGACCTGCCCAGCGGACTCGACGCCGACACCGGCCGCTGGTGGGTGGATGCCCCCGTCGCACCGCGCGGCGATCGGCTGACGCTCAGCTTGTTGACCCTCAAGCCGGGGCTCTTCACCGGGATGGGGCGCGCGGCCGCGGGGGAAGCGATCTGGTTCGACGACCTCGGCGTGCCAGCCGATGACGCCCCGACGGCGTGGCTGCAGACCACCGCCGCGTGGCCAGACGGCGCCGCGCTGCGCCGCGCCCACGCGAGCCACAAGGGCAGCCGCGGCGACGTGCTGGTCATCGGCGGCCAGTCGCCCGGCGCGGGTGCCGGCGTCGGGATGGGCGGTGCCGCGCTGCTGGCGGGGCGCGCGGCGCTGCGCGCGGGCGCGGGCCGGGTCTACGTGGGGCTGCTGGCCGAGGCACGGGACCTGCCGCCTTGCGACCCCGTCCAGCCGGCGCTGATGCTGCGCACCGCGGCAGCGGCCCTGGGGTCGGAGCTGCCGCAGCGGGCGGTGGTGGTGGCCGGATGCGGCGGGGGCGATGCGATCCATGCCCACCTGACGGATCTCCTCGCCCGGTGTCCGCGGCTGGTGCTCGACGCGGATGCCCTCAACGCCCTCGGGCCGATCGCGGCGCCGTCCGCGTCGTGTCCGGACGTCTGGCGCGAACGCCACACGCGCGGGTGGTGGACCGTGCTCACCCCGCACCCGCTGGAGGCCGCGCGCCTGCTGGGCACGGACGTCGCCCAGGTACAGGCGGACCGCCCCGGTGCCGCGCGCACGCTCGCCAAACGACTGAACGCTACGGTGGTGCTCAAAGGCAGCGGCTCGGTGACCGCGGCGCCCGGCGTGACCCCGATCATCAACGGAGGCGGCGACGGCGCGCTGGCGACCGCCGGCACCGGTGACGTGCTCGCCGGGCTGATCGGCGCGCGGCTCGCGGCGCTGGACGCGACGAGCCCCGCCGACACCGCCGCGGCGGTGGCCGACGCGGTTGCCGCCCACGGCGATCTCGTGCGACACTGGACGTCGCCCTGGCCGCCGACGGCCACCGACCTCATCGCCTGA
- the frr gene encoding ribosome recycling factor encodes MSSIPEIKKTAEQKMQQSLEALRANLAKVRTGRANPALLDTVQVEYYGTMVPISQVANLSLLDARTIGVAPWEKGMGAKIEKAIRESDLGVNPASHGDLIRVPIPPMTEERRRELTKVVKAEGEHAKVAIRNVRRDANEHVKRLVKDKLASEDDERRAQEDIQKLTDRMIAEVDKLVASKEADIMAI; translated from the coding sequence ATGAGCAGCATCCCCGAGATCAAAAAGACCGCCGAACAGAAGATGCAGCAGTCGCTGGAGGCGCTGCGGGCCAACCTGGCCAAGGTGCGCACCGGGCGCGCCAACCCGGCGCTGCTCGATACCGTGCAGGTGGAGTACTACGGCACGATGGTGCCGATCAGCCAGGTCGCCAACCTGTCGCTGCTGGACGCGCGCACGATCGGCGTGGCGCCGTGGGAAAAGGGCATGGGCGCCAAGATCGAAAAGGCGATCCGCGAGTCGGATCTGGGCGTCAACCCGGCCTCGCACGGCGACCTGATCCGCGTGCCGATCCCGCCAATGACGGAGGAGCGCCGCCGTGAGCTGACCAAGGTCGTCAAGGCCGAGGGCGAACACGCCAAGGTGGCGATCCGCAACGTGCGGCGCGACGCCAACGAACACGTCAAGCGCCTGGTGAAGGACAAGCTCGCCTCCGAGGACGACGAGCGCCGCGCGCAGGAAGACATCCAGAAGCTCACCGACCGCATGATCGCGGAGGTGGACAAGCTCGTCGCTTCCAAGGAAGCGGACATCATGGCGATTTGA
- the tsf gene encoding translation elongation factor Ts — protein sequence MAAITASMVAELRAKTDAPMMECKKALTEADGNMEKAEEILRVKLGNKAGKAASRITAEGVVASHIDGNTGALIEVNCETDFVSKNELFGNFCNALAKLVVEHAPADVAALAALPLSMEGFGPTVEDVRKGLIGKIGENMTIRRFKRYAGGGQLATYLHGVRIGVMVEYDGDAVAAKDVAMHIAAMKPVATSSAEVPAELVAKERSIAEQKAAESGKPAEIIAKMVDGAVQKYLKEVSLLDQVFVKAADGKQTVAQYLKGANTTVKGFTLYVVGEGIEKKQDDFAAEVAAQVAAAQKA from the coding sequence ATGGCAGCCATTACCGCTAGCATGGTCGCGGAACTCCGCGCCAAGACCGACGCCCCGATGATGGAGTGCAAGAAGGCCCTGACCGAGGCCGACGGCAACATGGAGAAGGCCGAGGAAATCCTGCGCGTCAAGCTCGGCAACAAGGCCGGCAAGGCCGCCAGCCGCATCACCGCTGAAGGTGTCGTCGCGTCGCACATCGACGGCAACACCGGCGCCCTCATCGAGGTCAACTGCGAAACCGACTTCGTCTCGAAGAACGAGCTGTTCGGCAACTTCTGCAATGCGCTGGCCAAGCTGGTCGTCGAGCACGCGCCGGCGGACGTGGCGGCGCTGGCGGCGCTGCCGCTGTCGATGGAGGGCTTTGGCCCCACCGTCGAGGACGTGCGCAAGGGGCTGATCGGCAAGATCGGCGAGAACATGACGATCCGCCGCTTCAAGCGCTACGCCGGCGGCGGCCAGCTCGCGACGTATCTGCACGGCGTGCGCATCGGCGTGATGGTCGAGTACGACGGTGACGCCGTCGCTGCGAAGGACGTGGCGATGCACATCGCGGCGATGAAGCCGGTGGCGACCTCGTCGGCCGAGGTTCCCGCTGAGCTGGTGGCGAAGGAGCGCTCGATTGCCGAGCAAAAGGCGGCCGAATCCGGCAAGCCGGCCGAGATCATCGCGAAGATGGTTGACGGCGCGGTGCAGAAGTACCTGAAGGAAGTGTCGCTGCTGGACCAGGTGTTCGTGAAGGCGGCCGACGGCAAGCAAACCGTCGCGCAATACCTCAAGGGCGCCAACACGACGGTCAAGGGCTTCACGCTCTACGTCGTCGGCGAAGGCATCGAGAAGAAGCAGGACGATTTCGCCGCGGAAGTGGCTGCGCAGGTGGCCGCCGCCCAGAAGGCCTGA
- the pyrH gene encoding UMP kinase, whose protein sequence is MPALQRILLKLSGEALMGDEAFGIHRGTIERIVAEVAEVSRLGVQVAIVIGGGNLFRGVAGGAVGMDRATADYMGMLATVMNALALGDALERGGTKARVMSAIAIDQVVEPYVRPKALQYLEEGKVVVFAAGTGNPFFTTDTAAALRGAEIGAEIVLKATKVDGVYTADPKKDPSATRYQRISFDEAMVRQLQVMDATAFALCRDQNLPVRVFSIFKPGALKRVVLGEDEGTLVHV, encoded by the coding sequence ATGCCCGCTCTGCAGCGCATTCTTCTGAAGCTCTCCGGTGAAGCCCTGATGGGCGACGAAGCCTTTGGCATCCACCGCGGCACGATCGAGCGCATCGTCGCCGAGGTCGCCGAGGTGTCGCGCCTCGGGGTGCAGGTCGCCATCGTCATCGGCGGCGGCAATCTCTTCCGCGGTGTTGCGGGCGGTGCGGTCGGCATGGACCGCGCCACGGCCGACTACATGGGGATGCTCGCGACCGTGATGAACGCGCTGGCGCTGGGCGACGCGCTGGAGCGCGGCGGCACCAAGGCGCGCGTGATGTCCGCGATCGCGATCGACCAGGTGGTCGAGCCGTACGTGCGGCCCAAGGCGCTGCAGTACCTGGAAGAAGGCAAGGTCGTGGTGTTTGCCGCCGGCACCGGCAACCCGTTTTTCACCACGGACACCGCGGCGGCGCTGCGCGGCGCCGAAATCGGCGCCGAGATCGTGCTGAAGGCGACCAAGGTGGACGGCGTCTACACCGCCGACCCCAAGAAAGACCCGAGCGCCACGCGCTACCAGCGCATCAGCTTCGACGAAGCGATGGTGCGCCAGCTGCAGGTGATGGACGCGACCGCCTTCGCGCTGTGCCGCGACCAGAACCTGCCGGTGCGGGTGTTTTCCATCTTCAAGCCCGGCGCGCTCAAGCGCGTCGTGCTGGGCGAGGACGAAGGCACGCTGGTGCACGTCTGA